The Tistrella mobilis genome window below encodes:
- a CDS encoding enoyl-CoA hydratase, with translation MSYKNILVDTRGAVGLIQLNRPKALNALCAELIEELNAALDAYEADPEIGAIVLTGSEKAFAAGADIKEMLPKSFQDVYMEDFISRWERVTRCKKPVIAAVSGYALGGGCELAMMCDFILAAENAKFGQPEINLGTIPGSGGTQRLTRFVGKSKAMEMCLTGRMMDAEEAERAGLVSRILPVAELLDEALKVAQAIAAKSLPSVMMAKEAVNAAYETTLTQGVRFERRLFHSSFALEDRREGMTAFSEKREPQFKNR, from the coding sequence ATGTCCTACAAGAACATCCTGGTCGACACGCGCGGCGCCGTCGGGCTGATCCAGCTCAACCGGCCCAAGGCGTTGAACGCGCTCTGCGCCGAACTGATCGAGGAGCTGAACGCGGCGCTCGACGCCTATGAGGCGGATCCCGAGATCGGCGCGATCGTGCTGACCGGCAGCGAGAAGGCCTTTGCGGCCGGCGCCGACATCAAGGAGATGCTGCCCAAGTCCTTCCAGGACGTCTACATGGAGGACTTCATCTCGCGCTGGGAGCGGGTGACCCGCTGCAAGAAGCCGGTGATCGCGGCGGTGTCGGGCTATGCGCTCGGCGGCGGCTGCGAGCTGGCGATGATGTGCGATTTCATCCTGGCGGCCGAGAATGCGAAATTCGGCCAGCCCGAGATCAATCTCGGCACCATTCCGGGCTCGGGCGGCACCCAGCGCCTCACCCGATTCGTCGGCAAGTCCAAGGCCATGGAAATGTGCCTGACCGGCCGGATGATGGATGCCGAGGAAGCCGAGCGTGCGGGGCTGGTCAGCCGGATCCTGCCGGTGGCAGAGCTGCTCGACGAGGCGCTGAAGGTCGCCCAGGCGATCGCCGCCAAGTCCCTGCCCTCGGTGATGATGGCCAAGGAGGCGGTCAATGCCGCCTACGAGACCACGCTGACCCAGGGCGTGCGCTTCGAACGCCGGCTGTTCCATTCGAGCTTTGCGCTCGAGGATCGCCGCGAGGGCATGACCGCCTTCTCGGAGAAGCGCGAGCCCCAGTTCAAGAACCGCTGA
- the rpsT gene encoding 30S ribosomal protein S20, which yields MANHVSAEKRIRRNARRAEINGARISRIRTFVKKVEKALALGDKDAAVAAFAVAEPELRRGVNKGVLHGNTASRKISRLSARVKALSQA from the coding sequence ATGGCCAATCATGTCTCCGCCGAGAAGCGTATCCGTCGCAACGCGCGCCGGGCCGAAATCAACGGCGCTCGTATCAGCCGCATCCGCACCTTCGTGAAGAAGGTCGAAAAGGCCCTTGCCCTGGGCGACAAGGATGCCGCCGTCGCCGCTTTCGCCGTCGCCGAGCCGGAACTGCGTCGCGGCGTGAACAAGGGCGTGCTGCACGGCAACACCGCCTCGCGCAAGATCTCGCGCCTCAGCGCGCGCGTGAAGGCGCTGTCGCAGGCCTGA
- a CDS encoding rhodanese-like domain-containing protein, producing MASTDDIRRNASARTGAQAGYAGDVTPEEAWAFLEQQPDAVLVDVRTREEWMFVGLPLLQPLGKEPQLISWQVWPQMAPNRDFTNALAEAGVGREQPVLFLCRSGARSRAAAIAATAAGYETAFNIAGGFEGDVGPDGHRGTVNGWKAAGLPWFQN from the coding sequence ATGGCCAGCACCGACGACATCCGCCGCAACGCATCGGCCCGCACGGGCGCCCAGGCCGGCTATGCCGGCGACGTCACGCCCGAGGAGGCGTGGGCCTTTCTGGAGCAGCAGCCCGACGCGGTTCTGGTCGACGTGCGCACCCGCGAGGAATGGATGTTCGTGGGCCTGCCGCTGCTCCAGCCCCTGGGCAAGGAGCCGCAGCTGATCTCGTGGCAGGTCTGGCCGCAGATGGCGCCCAACCGCGACTTCACCAATGCGCTGGCCGAGGCCGGCGTCGGCCGCGAGCAGCCGGTGCTGTTCCTGTGCCGCAGCGGCGCCCGGTCGCGGGCTGCTGCCATCGCGGCCACGGCCGCGGGCTATGAGACGGCATTCAACATTGCAGGCGGGTTCGAGGGGGATGTCGGCCCCGACGGGCATCGCGGTACGGTCAACGGCTGGAAGGCGGCGGGGCTGCCCTGGTTCCAGAACTGA
- the dnaA gene encoding chromosomal replication initiator protein DnaA, whose amino-acid sequence MTSVSDPADFAEYEAQWARVRDSLRTEFGDAAFYSWLKPLALASVADGRVTIQVPTRFMRDWVVSHYADRIRVLWSWENPAVRRVDIAVAGVKPAAAEAPAQPAPRPAEVVDLPPVPMAVPTPMASRSAAAAAPVRAAAPRAATAAAPAIVIADADAEAEAGSRAAERIDQWSAGLDPRFTFDNFVCGKPNELAHAAALRVAESETVQFNPLFLYGGVGLGKTHLMHAIAWHIRGRNPRRKVVYMSAEKFMYEFIRALRYKDTMAFKEQFRSVDVLMIDDVQFISGKDSTQEEFFHTFNALVDQNRQIVVSGDRSPSDLDGMEERLRSRLGWGMVADIHPTTYELRLGILQQKADQLGAVVPVKVLEFLAHKIASNVRELEGALNRVVAHATLVGRAITLETTQEVLQDLLRANERRLTIEDIQKRVAEHFNIRVSDMHSARRSRAIARPRQVAMYLAKQLTQSSLPEIGRKFGGRDHTTVMHAVKKVEELAGQDAGFSDDIELLRRMLES is encoded by the coding sequence ATGACCTCGGTTTCCGATCCTGCTGACTTCGCCGAATATGAGGCACAATGGGCCCGTGTGCGCGACTCGCTCCGTACCGAGTTCGGTGATGCCGCCTTCTATTCCTGGTTGAAGCCGCTGGCTCTCGCTTCGGTCGCCGATGGCCGGGTGACGATCCAGGTGCCGACCCGCTTCATGCGCGACTGGGTGGTGTCGCATTATGCCGACCGCATCCGCGTGCTGTGGTCGTGGGAGAATCCGGCCGTGCGCCGGGTCGACATTGCCGTGGCCGGCGTGAAACCCGCGGCCGCAGAAGCGCCGGCACAGCCGGCCCCCCGGCCTGCGGAGGTGGTGGATCTGCCACCGGTGCCGATGGCCGTGCCGACGCCCATGGCCTCCAGGTCCGCTGCTGCCGCCGCCCCGGTGCGGGCTGCGGCACCGCGTGCGGCCACCGCGGCGGCGCCTGCGATCGTCATCGCCGACGCCGATGCCGAGGCGGAAGCGGGCAGCCGTGCGGCAGAGCGGATCGATCAGTGGTCGGCCGGGCTGGACCCGCGCTTCACCTTCGACAATTTCGTCTGCGGCAAGCCGAACGAACTGGCCCATGCGGCGGCGCTTCGTGTCGCCGAAAGCGAGACGGTGCAGTTCAACCCGCTGTTCCTCTATGGCGGCGTCGGTCTGGGCAAGACCCATCTCATGCATGCCATCGCCTGGCATATCCGCGGCCGCAATCCGCGCCGCAAGGTCGTCTACATGTCGGCCGAAAAGTTCATGTACGAGTTCATCCGGGCGTTGCGCTACAAGGACACCATGGCGTTCAAGGAGCAGTTCCGCTCCGTGGATGTGCTGATGATCGACGACGTGCAGTTCATCAGCGGCAAGGACTCGACCCAGGAAGAGTTCTTCCACACCTTCAATGCGCTGGTCGACCAGAACCGTCAGATCGTGGTCTCGGGCGACCGCTCGCCCTCCGATCTGGATGGCATGGAAGAGCGGCTCCGCTCCCGCCTCGGCTGGGGCATGGTCGCCGATATCCACCCCACCACCTATGAACTGCGGCTCGGCATCCTGCAGCAGAAGGCGGATCAGCTGGGGGCGGTGGTGCCGGTGAAGGTGCTGGAATTCCTGGCCCATAAGATCGCCTCCAATGTCCGCGAGCTGGAGGGCGCCCTCAACCGCGTCGTCGCCCATGCGACCCTGGTCGGCCGGGCGATCACGCTGGAGACCACCCAGGAAGTCCTGCAGGATCTGCTGCGCGCCAATGAGCGCCGGCTGACGATCGAGGACATCCAGAAGCGGGTGGCCGAGCATTTCAACATCCGGGTCTCGGACATGCATTCCGCCCGGCGGTCCCGCGCGATCGCGCGGCCGCGGCAGGTGGCGATGTATCTGGCAAAGCAGCTCACCCAGTCGAGCCTGCCCGAGATCGGCCGCAAATTCGGCGGCCGCGACCACACCACGGTCATGCACGCGGTCAAGAAGGTCGAGGAACTGGCCGGTCAGGATGCCGGTTTCTCCGACGATATCGAGCTGCTGCGCCGGATGCTGGAGAGCTGA
- the dnaN gene encoding DNA polymerase III subunit beta, with protein MKLTIERAALLRALTHVQSVVERRNTIPILANVQVEAEASGRLRLTATDLDLSVVEDVPATVGQPGRTTVPAHTLHDIVRKLPDGAEVELALDAAKGQVKLTAGRYASALSVLPAEDFPEIAEGNLPFAFSLPADELKRLIDKTRFAISTEETRYYLNGIYLHVAEGPDGRRLRAVATDGHRLARVEADVPEGAAGMPGVIVPRKAVGELRKLVDEVDAEVSVALSETKIRFVFGDVVLVSKLIDGSFPDYERVIPAGNDKMVRIDCKPFAAAVDRVATISSEKSRAVRFSLTDGRLDLAVTSPDNGSASEELTVDYEGQHIDIGFNSRYVLDVAGQIDGDLMELAIADGASPVVIRDTADAGALYVLMPMRI; from the coding sequence ATGAAGCTGACCATCGAACGCGCCGCCCTGCTCCGCGCGCTGACCCACGTGCAGAGCGTCGTCGAGCGCCGCAATACGATTCCGATCCTGGCCAATGTGCAGGTCGAGGCGGAAGCCTCGGGCCGGCTGCGCCTGACCGCCACCGATCTGGATCTGTCGGTGGTGGAGGATGTGCCGGCGACGGTGGGACAGCCGGGGCGGACCACGGTGCCGGCGCACACCCTGCACGACATCGTCCGCAAGCTGCCCGACGGCGCCGAGGTCGAACTGGCGCTGGATGCCGCCAAGGGCCAGGTGAAGCTGACCGCCGGTCGCTATGCGTCGGCGCTGTCGGTGTTGCCGGCCGAGGATTTCCCCGAGATCGCCGAGGGCAACCTGCCCTTCGCCTTCTCGCTGCCGGCCGATGAGCTGAAGCGGCTGATCGACAAGACCCGCTTCGCCATTTCGACCGAAGAGACCCGCTATTACCTGAACGGCATCTATCTGCATGTGGCCGAGGGGCCGGATGGCCGGCGGCTGCGTGCGGTCGCGACTGATGGTCATCGTCTGGCCCGCGTCGAGGCGGATGTGCCGGAGGGTGCCGCCGGCATGCCCGGCGTGATCGTGCCCCGCAAGGCGGTCGGCGAGCTGCGCAAGCTGGTCGACGAGGTCGATGCCGAGGTGTCGGTGGCGCTGTCGGAAACCAAGATCCGTTTCGTCTTCGGCGACGTGGTCCTGGTCTCGAAGCTGATCGACGGCTCGTTCCCGGATTACGAGCGGGTGATCCCGGCCGGCAACGACAAGATGGTGCGGATCGACTGCAAGCCCTTCGCGGCTGCGGTGGATCGTGTCGCCACGATTTCGAGCGAGAAGTCGCGCGCCGTGCGGTTCTCGCTCACCGACGGCCGGCTCGATCTTGCCGTGACCAGCCCGGATAACGGCTCGGCGAGCGAAGAGCTGACGGTCGACTACGAGGGCCAGCACATCGATATCGGCTTCAATTCGCGCTATGTGCTCGATGTGGCCGGCCAGATCGACGGCGATCTGATGGAGCTGGCGATCGCTGACGGAGCCTCGCCGGTGGTGATCCGCGATACGGCGGATGCCGGTGCGCTCTATGTGCTGATGCCGATGCGGATTTGA
- the recF gene encoding DNA replication/repair protein RecF (All proteins in this family for which functions are known are DNA-binding proteins that assist the filamentation of RecA onto DNA for the initiation of recombination or recombinational repair.): protein MITPNPTDFPEPTAGAASLRPGVMRPAITRLVLTGFRNYPTLRLALDPAPVVLTGPNGAGKTNLLEAVSMLAPGRGLRGARLGDMDRLIPGVEGRSGGGWAVAATVETADGPVEVGTGLAGGGLERERRIVRVDGRNASAAELGRRWSVLWVTPAMDRLFVEAAGNRRRFFDRLVYGLDPDHAGRIAAYEQAMRERARLLRDGRRDPAWLGTLEATMAARGVAIAAARLGFASQLKSVLAAGGHGFPKARIAIEGEVEAALAGQPALAVEDGLARRLAENRGIDADTGTTRAGVHRTDLAVTHEGNGMPAARCSTGEQKALLLALVLAVARLKRTVEGSAPILLLDEVAAHLDAERRDALYDVLVSLGAQAWLTGTDRPLFAGLGGGRAQFVRITDASAIRDQIVDPAGTPLPAAGDHDRG from the coding sequence TTGATCACGCCCAACCCCACCGATTTCCCGGAGCCCACCGCCGGCGCTGCGTCTCTGCGGCCGGGGGTGATGCGACCGGCCATTACCCGGCTGGTGCTGACCGGTTTCCGCAATTACCCGACGCTGCGTCTGGCGCTGGACCCGGCACCGGTGGTGCTGACCGGGCCCAACGGCGCCGGCAAGACCAATCTGCTCGAAGCCGTGTCCATGCTGGCCCCGGGACGCGGCCTGCGCGGTGCGCGACTGGGAGATATGGACCGGCTGATCCCGGGTGTGGAGGGACGGAGCGGCGGCGGCTGGGCGGTGGCGGCGACGGTCGAGACCGCCGATGGGCCGGTCGAGGTCGGTACCGGCCTTGCCGGCGGCGGCCTGGAGCGCGAGCGCCGGATCGTCCGGGTCGACGGCCGCAATGCGAGTGCCGCGGAACTCGGGCGGCGCTGGTCGGTCCTCTGGGTGACGCCGGCGATGGACCGGCTGTTCGTCGAGGCGGCGGGCAATCGGCGGCGGTTCTTCGACCGGCTGGTCTATGGGCTGGATCCCGACCATGCCGGGCGGATCGCGGCCTATGAGCAGGCGATGCGCGAGAGGGCGCGGCTGCTTCGCGACGGCCGGCGCGACCCCGCCTGGCTGGGCACGCTGGAGGCGACCATGGCCGCCAGGGGTGTTGCGATCGCGGCGGCACGGCTGGGCTTTGCAAGCCAGCTGAAATCGGTTCTGGCGGCGGGCGGCCACGGCTTTCCCAAGGCCCGGATCGCTATCGAGGGTGAGGTGGAGGCGGCACTAGCCGGCCAGCCCGCCCTTGCGGTGGAAGACGGGCTGGCCCGGCGGCTGGCCGAAAACCGGGGGATCGACGCCGATACCGGGACCACCCGGGCCGGCGTCCATCGCACGGATCTGGCCGTGACCCACGAGGGCAACGGCATGCCGGCGGCGCGCTGCTCCACCGGCGAACAGAAGGCGCTGCTGCTGGCCCTGGTGCTGGCGGTGGCACGGCTGAAACGGACGGTGGAAGGATCGGCGCCGATCCTGCTGCTGGACGAGGTGGCCGCCCATCTCGATGCCGAGCGGCGCGACGCGCTCTATGACGTGCTCGTCTCGCTCGGTGCCCAGGCCTGGCTTACCGGCACCGACCGCCCGCTCTTCGCCGGGCTCGGCGGCGGACGGGCGCAGTTCGTGCGGATCACCGATGCCTCGGCGATCCGCGACCAGATCGTCGACCCTGCCGGCACTCCCCTGCCGGCGGCGGGCGACCATGACCGAGGATGA
- the gyrB gene encoding DNA topoisomerase (ATP-hydrolyzing) subunit B — protein sequence MTEQPAHSPSETAIAATSYGADSIKVLRGLDAVRKRPGMYIGDTDDGSGLHHMVYEVVDNAIDEALAGWCDTVDVVLNPDGSVTVRDNGRGIPVDIHEEEGVSAAQVIMTQLHAGGKFDQNSYKVSGGLHGVGVSVVNALSEWLELRIWRAGNEHFMRFRMGDAEAPLEIVGPAGDRTGSEITFLPSTDIFTKTDFDAATLERRLRELAFLNSGVTIEFTDLRAETPAVHRMHYEGGIEAFVRYLDRSKSPLHSLPITVSGERAGITVEVSMQWNDSYHENVLCFTNNIPQRDGGTHLAGFRAALTRTINAYAASSGLAKREKVAISGEDAREGLTCVLSVKVPDPKFSSQTKDKLVSSEVKPAVENLVGERLDQWFEEHPQDAKAIVGKVVEAAVAREAARKARELTRRKSALDITSLPGKLADCQERDPAKSEIFLVEGDSAGGSAKQGRNRANQAILPLRGKILNVERARFDKMLSSAEIGTLISALGCGIGRDDFDPDKLRYHKIIIMTDADVDGSHIRTLLLTFFYRQMPELIKRGHLFIAQPPLYRIKRGSSEVYLKGELELENHLIAQALEDTVLTLASGAQHAGGDLRVIVERSRDVANQLKAIARRAPLWLLEEAALAGALSEAAFADRAAAERAGAALVSRLDARANEHDRGWSFAVETGAAEGEIGPSAGAGRAGEVRRIRVRRELRGMQESYAIDASLSRGGEARLISRHLAELGPVFDGVATIAFDKGREVRVVAPRELFEAVLEAGRRGIQVQRYKGLGEMNADQLWETTMDPNSRTLLQVRINHADEADEIFTTLMGDVVEPRRNFIQDNALNVSNLDV from the coding sequence ATGACAGAGCAGCCCGCACACTCCCCGTCCGAGACTGCCATCGCAGCCACGTCCTATGGCGCCGACTCGATCAAGGTCCTGCGTGGCCTGGATGCCGTGCGCAAGCGTCCCGGCATGTATATCGGCGATACCGACGACGGCTCGGGCCTGCACCACATGGTCTACGAGGTGGTCGACAATGCCATCGACGAGGCCCTGGCCGGCTGGTGCGACACCGTCGACGTGGTGCTGAACCCGGACGGATCGGTGACCGTGCGCGACAACGGCCGCGGCATTCCGGTCGACATCCACGAGGAAGAGGGCGTGTCGGCGGCCCAGGTCATCATGACCCAGCTGCATGCCGGCGGTAAGTTCGACCAGAACTCGTACAAGGTGTCGGGCGGTCTGCACGGCGTCGGCGTGTCGGTGGTGAATGCGCTGTCGGAATGGCTGGAGCTGCGCATCTGGCGGGCGGGCAACGAGCACTTCATGCGCTTCCGCATGGGCGATGCCGAGGCCCCGCTGGAGATCGTGGGGCCGGCCGGCGACCGTACGGGCAGCGAGATCACCTTCCTGCCCTCGACCGACATCTTCACCAAGACCGATTTCGACGCCGCCACTCTGGAACGCCGCCTGCGTGAGCTGGCCTTCCTGAATTCGGGCGTCACGATCGAGTTCACCGATCTGCGCGCCGAGACGCCGGCCGTCCACCGCATGCATTACGAAGGCGGCATCGAGGCCTTCGTCCGCTATCTGGACCGCAGCAAGTCGCCGCTGCATTCGCTGCCGATCACGGTCTCGGGCGAGCGGGCCGGGATTACGGTCGAGGTCTCGATGCAGTGGAACGACAGCTATCACGAGAACGTTCTCTGCTTCACCAACAACATCCCGCAGCGGGATGGCGGGACCCATCTGGCCGGATTCCGTGCGGCGCTGACCCGCACGATCAACGCCTATGCGGCGTCTTCCGGCCTGGCCAAGCGCGAGAAGGTCGCGATCTCGGGCGAGGATGCGCGCGAGGGGCTGACCTGCGTGCTGTCGGTGAAGGTGCCGGACCCGAAATTCTCGTCGCAGACCAAGGATAAGCTGGTCAGTTCCGAGGTGAAGCCGGCGGTCGAGAACCTGGTGGGCGAGCGCCTGGACCAGTGGTTCGAGGAACATCCGCAGGACGCCAAGGCGATCGTCGGCAAGGTGGTCGAGGCGGCGGTCGCGCGCGAAGCGGCCCGCAAGGCCCGCGAACTCACCCGGCGCAAGAGCGCGCTCGACATCACCAGCCTGCCCGGCAAGCTGGCCGATTGTCAGGAGCGCGACCCCGCCAAGTCCGAGATCTTCCTGGTCGAGGGTGACTCGGCAGGCGGCTCCGCCAAGCAGGGCCGTAATCGTGCCAATCAGGCGATCCTGCCGCTGCGCGGCAAGATCCTGAACGTGGAGCGCGCCCGCTTCGACAAGATGCTGAGTTCGGCCGAAATCGGCACGCTGATCTCGGCGCTCGGCTGCGGCATCGGCCGGGACGATTTCGATCCCGACAAGCTGCGCTACCACAAGATCATCATCATGACCGACGCGGACGTGGACGGCAGCCATATCCGCACCCTGCTGCTGACCTTCTTCTACCGCCAGATGCCCGAGTTGATCAAACGCGGCCATCTGTTCATCGCCCAGCCGCCGCTCTACCGCATCAAGCGCGGGTCGAGCGAGGTGTATCTGAAGGGCGAGCTGGAGCTTGAGAATCACCTGATCGCCCAGGCGCTGGAGGACACCGTTCTCACCCTGGCTTCGGGGGCCCAGCATGCCGGCGGCGACCTGCGGGTGATCGTGGAGCGCTCACGCGATGTCGCCAACCAGCTGAAGGCGATCGCACGGCGTGCGCCGCTCTGGCTGCTGGAAGAAGCGGCCCTCGCCGGTGCGCTTTCCGAGGCGGCCTTTGCCGACAGGGCCGCGGCGGAACGCGCCGGTGCCGCCCTGGTCAGCCGGCTGGATGCCCGTGCGAACGAGCATGACCGCGGCTGGTCCTTCGCGGTCGAGACCGGTGCCGCGGAGGGCGAGATCGGCCCCTCGGCCGGTGCCGGCCGGGCGGGCGAGGTGCGGCGGATCCGGGTGCGCCGCGAACTGCGCGGCATGCAGGAAAGCTATGCCATCGATGCCAGCCTGTCGCGCGGCGGCGAGGCGCGGCTGATCAGCCGGCATCTGGCCGAACTCGGCCCGGTCTTCGATGGCGTTGCCACCATCGCCTTCGACAAGGGCCGGGAAGTGCGCGTCGTCGCCCCGCGCGAATTGTTCGAGGCGGTGCTGGAGGCCGGCCGCCGCGGCATTCAGGTGCAGCGCTATAAGGGCCTTGGTGAGATGAATGCCGACCAGCTGTGGGAGACCACCATGGACCCCAACAGCCGCACCCTGCTTCAGGTCCGCATCAATCATGCCGACGAGGCGGATGAAATCTTCACCACCCTGATGGGCGATGTGGTCGAGCCGCGTCGCAACTTCATTCAGGATAACGCGCTGAACGTTTCCAACCTGGACGTGTAA
- a CDS encoding ribbon-helix-helix protein, CopG family codes for MSVKLNLILSDDLGREIDQAARESETDRSEIFRKALQLYLAAREGKRRGLKLGLIEPGSERVETEIVGL; via the coding sequence ATGAGCGTCAAACTGAATCTGATCCTGTCGGACGACCTCGGCCGCGAAATCGATCAGGCGGCAAGGGAGAGCGAGACCGACCGGAGTGAGATTTTCCGGAAGGCGCTCCAGCTGTATCTGGCGGCCCGGGAGGGCAAGCGGCGCGGATTGAAGCTCGGGCTCATTGAACCCGGATCTGAGCGCGTCGAGACTGAGATCGTCGGATTGTGA
- a CDS encoding DODA-type extradiol aromatic ring-opening family dioxygenase, with translation MSQAATAPMPAIYIPHGGGPCFFMDWTPRDTWTRMGDFLRGLIRGLPVRPRAILMVSAHWMTDDFAVTGAAAPELIYDYYGFPPHTYQLRYPAPGDPALAGRVVDLLGAAGLAAHVDPARGFDHGMFIPLLLAAPDADLPVVQLSIRNDLDPASHLAAGAALGALRDEGVLILGSGMSFHNMRGYGDPRFGPVSDSFDAWLTGAVEAAPATRHTALTEWADAPAARLCHPPRAEEHLIPLMVAAGAAPEGRGRKIFSDRVMETTVSAFRFD, from the coding sequence ATGAGCCAGGCCGCAACCGCGCCCATGCCCGCAATCTACATCCCCCATGGCGGCGGCCCCTGCTTCTTCATGGACTGGACGCCCCGCGACACCTGGACCCGCATGGGCGATTTTCTGCGCGGGCTGATCCGGGGGCTGCCGGTGCGACCGCGGGCGATCCTGATGGTCTCCGCCCACTGGATGACCGACGATTTTGCCGTCACCGGTGCCGCGGCGCCGGAGCTGATCTACGACTATTACGGGTTTCCACCACATACCTACCAGCTGCGCTATCCGGCGCCGGGCGATCCCGCGCTCGCCGGCCGGGTGGTCGACCTGCTGGGGGCAGCCGGCCTCGCCGCCCATGTCGACCCTGCGCGCGGCTTCGATCACGGCATGTTCATCCCGCTGCTGCTCGCGGCCCCCGATGCCGACCTGCCGGTGGTTCAGCTGTCGATCCGCAATGATCTGGATCCGGCCAGCCATCTCGCCGCCGGTGCCGCCCTTGGCGCCTTGCGTGACGAGGGTGTGCTGATCCTGGGCAGCGGCATGAGCTTCCACAACATGCGCGGCTATGGCGATCCCCGCTTCGGCCCGGTCTCCGACAGCTTCGACGCCTGGCTGACCGGTGCGGTGGAGGCGGCCCCCGCCACCCGCCATACGGCGCTGACAGAATGGGCGGACGCCCCGGCGGCACGGCTCTGCCACCCGCCCCGGGCGGAAGAGCACCTGATCCCGCTCATGGTCGCGGCGGGTGCAGCACCCGAAGGACGGGGCCGGAAGATCTTTTCCGACCGGGTGATGGAGACGACGGTTTCAGCGTTCCGGTTCGATTGA